AGTTTATCTGCTATCGTGCCTGGAGAAACGTCGATAACTTCTACAGGAAGCGCATTTGCGGTGTACCACAGGCCCCCTCCGGCCGTTCCGACAAAAAGTCGGGTCGAATCAGTCGGGTGCCACTGGAGGAAGGTAACGAAGGTGTGCTGAAGTGTACCGGTAATATTGGTCCAGGTCCGTCCCCCGTCTACACTCCGGTAGATTCCGGGTTGCAGCGTGTCGATCCATACGGCATACCATGAGATGGAAGCGGCCGCGAGGATGTCAGGGTTGTGCGGTGAAATGGCAACATCAGCAATTCTGGGCTGCGAGAAAATCCGCGTCCAGGTCATGCCGCCGTCTGTGGATCGAAACAGCCCCCCTTCGAAGCTCCAGTCAAAATTGTCGGTTGCCGCAATGTAGATCCGGTTGTGCGGATCGATTCGTATGCTCAAGACATCGTAGTCGGGAAAGCCCGTAAGCTTTGTCCAGCTATTGCCTCCATCGGTTGATCGGTACACTCCGCCTCCTTGGCCCAGCGTGTTTAATCCCAGATAGAGCTCCTGGGGATTGTTGGGATTCAGGGCAATTTTCCAGGCGTAGGCCGCATCGGCCCCAAGGCCGTTGTTGATGGGAAACCAGCTAACACCACTGTTGGTGGACTTATACACCCCATGGTGATAGACCGCACAATACAAGGTGCGATTTCCCGGTGTACCCGATATGGGATCAAGCACGAGATCGGGATGACCCTCCGGCAGGCCATTTACGATCGCCTCCCAGGTGTTTCCACCATCGGTACTCCGCCACAATCGTCCCATTGAGAAGCCGGTTGCAAACATCATCCCGCCCCCCTCATATCGGCTGATATAGAGGTGGTCTGGGTTTTGGGGATCCAGTACGATATCCTTGACGGCATCATAGCCACCATAAGGGTCCTGTACAGGATCCATTGGCATAAAGCTTACGCCTCCATCTGTCGACTTGAAGAGGCCCATATCATCATAGCCTACATAGAGCACCTCGGGCTGATGTGGAGCGAAGGCCATGTCTTCGGTCCACATCATTTCAAGCCCGTTGCCCCTCCAGGCATTCCCCACACGACGGGTGTAGACCTGAGACCAGCTTTTGCCTGCATCGGTGGTTTTGAGCAGCCAATCCTTGCCCCAGTAGAGCACCGAGGTGTCCGAGGGAGCCATCGCCAGCGCAAAAGCAAAGCGTTCATCGAAAAAACCGGGGTTTATCCAGCCCCAGGTTATGGATGTGTCAATTCGTGTCCATGTATCGCCTCCGTTGGTGGTTTTATAGATGCCCATCTCCAGGTAAGCTCCAAGTGACTCATCGGGATATCCCAGAGCAGTCCCTATATACAGGATATTTGGTTGAATCGGATTAATAACAAACTCACGATAAAAATAGAAAAGTTCTTCGTACATGGATTGATATACAGGTAGATTCCCTGTTATATCTTTCCATCTCGACGCACCATCTGTACTACGAAAAATACCTCCCTGGAAAGATGCTGGGTTCCCTGGGGTACCATGAGTTACCAGTGTAAGGAAGAGAATCGGTTGTCCCTGGTTGATGACTCCTTTGAGGCGCCATACTTCTTTGTGGGGCAGTCCTGTATTGCGGGCAGACCAGCTGTTTCCATGATCTGTGCTCTTAAAAACGCCATCACTGGTTCCTACGTAAAGTATGCGATTGCCAACCGGACTGGTTGGATCGATATAGATGTCATAAACAATAGTAGTGTCTGCCATAGGTACAGGAAGTGCGCTCCATGTGGCACCTCCATTTGTTGTTCGATGTAATCCTCCTCCTTCAGTGCCTACAAAAATCGTATAAGGATCTGATGGATCAATGGCTACCGAATATACCGAAATAAAATCCACTTCATTATAGAATGTATCCGGAAACGCAAGCAACCAGATACGGCCACCATTGGTTGTTTTGAAAAGTCCGATACTTGTGGCAATGTACAGGGTATTGTAGGTGGAGTCATTCAGGTCAAATTTAATTTGTCGGATATTATATACATCCGGCGTCCATGGCCCTGTTGCCAGATTATTGTTAACAAAGGTCCAGGTTGCGCCGCCATCGGTCGTTTTCCACAGGCCTTCAATATCGCCGCCGGCATAGACGATATCAGGATTGCTTGGATGAATGGCCAGGGCATACACGCGGCTTCCCCCTCCGGGGCCTGTAGGGGACCAGAGGACGTCTTGAGCGCCCGAAAAGCCCTGAAGTAGTTCATGATCCGATGTCGTCGCCAGCCGCATGCGAGGCTGGGCAAGGCCTGGGCTTTCAAAGTGCAACAGGATCAGGATCAGGATCAGGTAGCATGCAGGGGAATGTTTCTGTCGGACGATGCGTGCTGGTTCAAGGTGAATAGACGTTGCATGCCTCTGAGGTGAGATGGCCTGTAGATCAGTGCAAAAAGAAAACAGGTCTCCATCTGTCTGGCAAACGCGTCGATACGCCATAGCCGCACAGTAGCAGACTGCAGGGAGACAGATCCATCGACGTGTGGCTATCCTGACAGCTTTGAACGGCGCACGCTTATGTGCTTCAAAGCGACCACATCAGAAAACGCCACACAACTGAACGTAACAAACGTATTTTGGAGGAGTTATGCAATGTATTTCTGACGCAAACCTGGAAGTAGTTATGGAGCATGGGGGGTGCGGGCTGCCTGTACGGCATCAATGAGCGCCGGTAGGATTTCGCCAGCTTTTCCCAGCAACAGCGTATCCACCTCGTTTGCAATGGCGCTGGGTTGGAGATTGATTTCTGCTACGTAGGCGCCGGCTCGCTTTGCTTCAAGGGGTAGTCCAGCGGCGGGGTAGACCACAGCACTGGTGCCGATACTCAGGAACACTTCGGCCCGCTCGCAGGCGGCGTAGGCCTCAGTCAGCGCTTCTTCGGGCAGCATTTCGCCAAACCACACCACATCGGGGCGAATCAGACCGCCACAGGTCGGGCAACGGGCGGGTTTGCCTTCGGCTGCAGCCTCCAGGTCCACCTCTTCGGCGGGGCGGCCGCAATCGATGCAGTAGCTGCGTAGCAGGTTGCCGTGCAGCTCCACGACACGTTGGCTGCCGGCTCGTCGATGTAGGTTATCGACGTTCTGTGTGATGAGCGTGAAGTCAGGTACCATGCGTTCCAGTTCAACCAGGGCGTAGTGGCCTGGATTGGGCGCTACCTCTCGCACGAGCTTGCGTCGGTAGGCATACCAGCGTTGCACGAGGTCGGGGTTACGCAGGAAGGCCTCTACGTTGGCCAGTTCTTCCGGACGAAATTGCTCCCAGAGGCCGCCGGGGTCGCGGAAGGTGGGCACGCCGCTTTCGGCACTGATGCCCGCGCCGGTCAGCACGGCTACCGATCGGGCGCGCGCGAGGCGCGTGATTAGCTCCGGCGGAAAAGCAAAAGAGGGATTACTCATGGCGACCTTGTATGGATTGGGTGGTTGCGTCGACGTCTGCCTGAGTTGGAGGGTTGGTGCGGAGGCTCAGTTCCAACCGTTCGATCAGCGTACGGGTGACAGTCAGCACCTGATGGTTGAAGTCGGGAGGAAAGGTACGGCCGGCGAACTTGGCCAGGTCGGCTGTTTCGAGCACCTGGCGGATGGTCTTGGCCAATCCGGCTACATGCCGGGAAGGGTGTGCGGCAAGGCGTCCGGTGAGTTCGCGGGTGGTCAGATGGCGGGCGGGTAGGTTCAGACGCGCTTCCAGATAGCCGCGTAGCACGTCGGCCAGAGCCACGTAGAAAGGTTTGGGAGGAAGCTGGTAGGCCAATGGCTCCAGGGTGGCCAGCTGTTCCAGCGCCGTGCGATAGGGGTTGGAGCGTGGTGCCGGAGGTGGTGGGGTGGAAGCGATCGGTTGTCGCTGCCGACGCAGCCAGAGGTAGGCGGCCAGTCCGATCAGGAGCGCCAGAAGGGCAGCTCCTGCCACCCAGGGCCATCGAGCGGCCGGAAATTCCACGATAGGCGCCAGGTCGCGTATGTTCGAGGCATCCGGTGGTACGAGCGAACGGACGGCCACTTGAAGCGGCGGGGTGGTGAGCGTGTGCCGTTCGGTTTCGGTATAGAGGACCAGCGGCAGGGGCGGCACACGGGCCGAATCGAGCGCAAACGTGGTGACCGTGTACACGATGCTATCGCGCAGACGGCCTGCATCGAGTGGGCGGCTGTAGCGAAAAGGACCGTCGACCACGTACAGATCGCCCAGCAGGCTATCGGTGGGTACTTCCAGCCGAGCTGCTGCTGGCCGTTCGACGAGGAGGGTCAGCGTAAAGCGCTCGCCGATGGATACCGTGTCGGCCGACAGGAAGGCCTTCGGCTGCGCTTGTCCGTGGGCCGACACGGTAAAGCTTATGATCAGCAGGAGGCACAGCAGAGGGATCATCGGCGGCGTCGGTTGCGACGGTGAAAAAATGCCAGCAACGGTTCCACATAGTCAGCGTCGGTGCGCAGGCGTACGTGGTCGATCTGCAAGTGGCGCAAGCGGGCTTCCAGTGCGACTTGCTGCTGATGGGCGCGTGCCGCCAGCCAGCGGCGCACGCGGACGCTGCGGGTATCGAGCCAGAGACGTTGGCCGGTCTCTGCATCGATCAGCGCAACAAGCCCCACGTCGGGCCAGGTCTGTTCGACCGGGTCCTGCAGCTGGATGGCCACCACATCGTGGCGTCGGGCCAGCGCCCGCAGGGGACGCTCAAAGTCCGGCATATCCAGAAAGTCACTCAGGATCAGGATAATCGCGCGGCGACGCTGCACCCGGATCAAGTAGTCGAGCGCCACGCGCAGGTCCGTGCGGGCCGATCGGGGACGGCAGGCGTACAGATCGCGCACGAGACGAAGTACATGCCGACGGCCTTTGCGGGGAGGGACAAAGCCTTCGATCTGGTCCGAAAACAACAGCAAGCCCACACGGTCATGGTTACGCAGGGCGCTGAAGCCAAGCACCGCGCAGATTTCAGCGGCCAGTTCGCGTTTGGTCCGTCCGCGTACGCCAAATTCCTGCGAGCCTGATACATCGACTACCAGCAGCAACGTCTGCTCGCGCTCTTCCTCGAAGAGCTTCACGTAGGGGGTGCCCATCCGGGCGGAGACGTTCCAGTCGATCGTGCGCACGTCGTCGCCGATCTGGTAGGGCCGCACTTCCGCAAACGTGATGCCCTGCCCTTTAAAGGCCGTGTGATATTCGCCCCCGAACAGGCTATCCACCAGTCCACGGGTGCGGACCTCCAGCCGACGGATTTTCTGAAACAGCTCGCGGGGAATCATTCGAGACGCCAGACGCCTGTTTGCCTACGGCAACGCTCCGTCCGCTATCCTGTTCACAGACAGCTGAACATTATCTGGGCCGAACGTCTGCCTGAGAGACAGCAGTGTGCACGGGATGGCGGGTATCAGGTACGTTGCGGGAATCTATATGATCGGTAGGTCTGCGAATATAGCAGCATGCGCGCAGGAGGTGCTGAGGCGATCACGACGATTTCCCTGGGGCCGGGCGTATATCAGCGGGTGATTGCCACTCCGGAAGAAGTGTGTGGCACGAAAATTTTTCTGGTTGCCTCTCCTGAAGCACATCAGTGGGTTGCATGCAGTGCCTGAAGGAACGCGTGGGCGATAGCTTCAAGGCGATGGACTGCTTCCAGCTCACTCCGCCAGGCTTCGGGAAAGGCAGACCAGCCATGACGGGCCCCCAGCAGGGATCCGACCATGGCTCCTACCGTATCGGCATCGCCGCCAACGTTAATAGCTGATAGCAGCGTTGCTTCCAGTAAGTCGGGGTTACGGGCGAACATGGCCACGGCGAAAGGCCAGCTCTCATCGGCATGAGGGCCGGTGCCGTGGCAGAGGTCCTGTAGGTCCAAGGGAAAGTCGCATAGGTGGTCGGTCAGCCGTTGCAGACGGCTGGAGCAGGCGGCCGTGGCATCACCCCATTCGGTTTCGGCCAACCGGACCATCTTGAGGAGGCGGTTCCAGAAGGCCCGGGGATCAAAGGAGTCCGGTGAGGTGCGTAGCACTTCGGCCACGGCAAAGGCCTGGCCAAAGCCCGCCACCAGGGCGACAGGATGGCGGTGGGTGAGGCCGAGCACGTTGAAGATAAATGACAGCGCCTGTGCAACGGGGACGTCGTACACGGCCCACCAGATGCCCAGCGGAGCCGCGCGCATGGCAGCACCGTTGGAGGGATGCGTTGCGTCGCCCGCTTCGGTCCAGGGGATGCCCTGCGTCAGGCGCTCAATGGCGGTTCGGCTGGTAGCGCCCCATCGCCGGGCTCGAGGCAGCAATGCCACGTAGGCATCGGCCAGACGTTTGGTCAGGGTCGTATCGGAGCGATCGGGCTGATCGGTCGTGCGCAGCCATTCGGTCAGTGCTTCCGTGAGGGCAAATGTAAACTGCGTGTCGTCGGTCCACTGGCCGGCTGCCAGATCACGGCGATGCCGGTCCGGTTCGTACTGCTTGATGCCTTTGTAATAGGTGCGTACGTTCGTGTGGCTGAGCCCTTCGACAGGCATGCCGAGCGCATCGCCTACGGCCGTGCCCAGCAGGGCCCCGAGCATTCGGTCTGCGGTCATTTCTTTGGGGGATTTTCGTTTATCGTCCCGTATCTTTAAACGATGCAGAGGAAAGTACAAATCATCTGCTTGGATGAAGACCTGGTTACGTGGGTTCTGGGCGATCTTCGAAAAGGATATTAAGCTGGAACTGCGGGCTCGTTATTCGATCAACATGCTGTTGCTGTTTGCACTGGGGGCGCTGGTGGTGATGGCGTTTGCGGTGGGACCTACGCCGCTGAGCGCGCGCGTGCAGGCAGCCTTGCTGTGGACCGTGTTGCTATTTGCGGCAGCCGTGGGTCTGGGGCGGGCTTTCATCAGCGAGGAAGAGCGGGGGACCATATTATTGCTCCAGCTCAATCTGCGGCCGGGTGCGGTCTATGCGGGTAAGCTGCTGGTGAACTTTGTGCTGCTGCTGGCGCTGAACCTCGTGGCCGTGGGGGCGTTTGCCGTGTTGCTACGGGTGCAGGTGGCCTGGCCCGGACTGCTGGCCGTGACGCTGCTGCTGGGATCGATCGGACTGGCAGGTGCTACAACGCTGCTGAGTGCGTTGATTGCACGGGCAGCCGGTGGGCGGGGGGCGCTGTTGCCTGTGCTGCTGTTTCCCGTGTTGATCCCCTTGCTGTTGGCA
The sequence above is a segment of the Rhodothermus sp. genome. Coding sequences within it:
- a CDS encoding T9SS type A sorting domain-containing protein, translated to MYALAIHPSNPDIVYAGGDIEGLWKTTDGGATWTFVNNNLATGPWTPDVYNIRQIKFDLNDSTYNTLYIATSIGLFKTTNGGRIWLLAFPDTFYNEVDFISVYSVAIDPSDPYTIFVGTEGGGLHRTTNGGATWSALPVPMADTTIVYDIYIDPTSPVGNRILYVGTSDGVFKSTDHGNSWSARNTGLPHKEVWRLKGVINQGQPILFLTLVTHGTPGNPASFQGGIFRSTDGASRWKDITGNLPVYQSMYEELFYFYREFVINPIQPNILYIGTALGYPDESLGAYLEMGIYKTTNGGDTWTRIDTSITWGWINPGFFDERFAFALAMAPSDTSVLYWGKDWLLKTTDAGKSWSQVYTRRVGNAWRGNGLEMMWTEDMAFAPHQPEVLYVGYDDMGLFKSTDGGVSFMPMDPVQDPYGGYDAVKDIVLDPQNPDHLYISRYEGGGMMFATGFSMGRLWRSTDGGNTWEAIVNGLPEGHPDLVLDPISGTPGNRTLYCAVYHHGVYKSTNSGVSWFPINNGLGADAAYAWKIALNPNNPQELYLGLNTLGQGGGVYRSTDGGNSWTKLTGFPDYDVLSIRIDPHNRIYIAATDNFDWSFEGGLFRSTDGGMTWTRIFSQPRIADVAISPHNPDILAAASISWYAVWIDTLQPGIYRSVDGGRTWTNITGTLQHTFVTFLQWHPTDSTRLFVGTAGGGLWYTANALPVEVIDVSPGTIADKLTIHPNYPNPFRTTTTIRYELPTDGFVRLAVYNVLGQVVARLEDAWKRAGTYTTRFDARHLPGGVYFLRLQTGDVARIRKII
- a CDS encoding NAD-dependent deacylase, translated to MSNPSFAFPPELITRLARARSVAVLTGAGISAESGVPTFRDPGGLWEQFRPEELANVEAFLRNPDLVQRWYAYRRKLVREVAPNPGHYALVELERMVPDFTLITQNVDNLHRRAGSQRVVELHGNLLRSYCIDCGRPAEEVDLEAAAEGKPARCPTCGGLIRPDVVWFGEMLPEEALTEAYAACERAEVFLSIGTSAVVYPAAGLPLEAKRAGAYVAEINLQPSAIANEVDTLLLGKAGEILPALIDAVQAARTPHAP
- a CDS encoding DUF58 domain-containing protein, which encodes MIPRELFQKIRRLEVRTRGLVDSLFGGEYHTAFKGQGITFAEVRPYQIGDDVRTIDWNVSARMGTPYVKLFEEEREQTLLLVVDVSGSQEFGVRGRTKRELAAEICAVLGFSALRNHDRVGLLLFSDQIEGFVPPRKGRRHVLRLVRDLYACRPRSARTDLRVALDYLIRVQRRRAIILILSDFLDMPDFERPLRALARRHDVVAIQLQDPVEQTWPDVGLVALIDAETGQRLWLDTRSVRVRRWLAARAHQQQVALEARLRHLQIDHVRLRTDADYVEPLLAFFHRRNRRRR
- a CDS encoding ADP-ribosylglycohydrolase family protein — encoded protein: MTADRMLGALLGTAVGDALGMPVEGLSHTNVRTYYKGIKQYEPDRHRRDLAAGQWTDDTQFTFALTEALTEWLRTTDQPDRSDTTLTKRLADAYVALLPRARRWGATSRTAIERLTQGIPWTEAGDATHPSNGAAMRAAPLGIWWAVYDVPVAQALSFIFNVLGLTHRHPVALVAGFGQAFAVAEVLRTSPDSFDPRAFWNRLLKMVRLAETEWGDATAACSSRLQRLTDHLCDFPLDLQDLCHGTGPHADESWPFAVAMFARNPDLLEATLLSAINVGGDADTVGAMVGSLLGARHGWSAFPEAWRSELEAVHRLEAIAHAFLQALHATH
- a CDS encoding heme exporter protein CcmB, which codes for MKTWLRGFWAIFEKDIKLELRARYSINMLLLFALGALVVMAFAVGPTPLSARVQAALLWTVLLFAAAVGLGRAFISEEERGTILLLQLNLRPGAVYAGKLLVNFVLLLALNLVAVGAFAVLLRVQVAWPGLLAVTLLLGSIGLAGATTLLSALIARAAGGRGALLPVLLFPVLIPLLLAAVEATRSALLVAEGWTTAADELLTLTGFGGAVITAAVLLFEYIWLD